The following proteins are encoded in a genomic region of Ornithinibacillus sp. 4-3:
- a CDS encoding M81 family metallopeptidase, giving the protein MRIAIGQIAHETSTFSLVPTVVETFQKAEWTYDQQLIEKHQQVRNYLGGMITKGTELDVELVPTFSANCNPSGLVSKETFETLVDELIKRIKAAGELDAICLALHGAGVAEKYTDLEGEVLKAVRAEVGYEIPIVVSLDLHGNLTDLMVNEANALIGVKEYPHIDSYEAGAKAMDVAVRIVKGEINPVMAIEHIPLLMFPNTTFQSPAKDMKEFCFAKEEEEGVVDCTFFHGFARADTENTGACAIVITDDDKEKADKLSKEVARKVWELRDGFINKYPDPAGAIEEALATEGKPIVINETSDNPGSGAPGDGTNLLKALLEKNESETAFGFIRDPEVAEIAHEAGVGATIEVKLGGKTDDRHGEPIAVTAYVKSITDGRFIQSSPMSQGAQIDYGKSTRLQIGNVDVIVCSGKSQTLDKEVFTLHGINIMDYKIVALKSCQHFRAGFEPYAKKIVTADSPGISTSNPAYYDYKHIPRPIFPIDEDVKY; this is encoded by the coding sequence GTGAGAATAGCAATTGGTCAAATAGCTCATGAGACAAGCACGTTTTCTTTAGTACCAACAGTAGTGGAGACATTTCAGAAAGCGGAGTGGACCTATGATCAACAATTAATTGAAAAACATCAACAGGTACGCAATTATCTAGGTGGGATGATTACAAAAGGAACAGAGCTTGATGTAGAATTAGTACCGACATTCTCTGCTAATTGTAACCCATCAGGTTTAGTATCGAAGGAAACATTTGAAACATTAGTTGATGAATTAATTAAACGAATCAAAGCAGCAGGAGAACTCGATGCAATTTGCTTAGCATTGCACGGAGCAGGTGTAGCAGAGAAATACACAGATTTAGAGGGAGAGGTACTGAAAGCAGTTCGTGCAGAAGTAGGGTATGAGATTCCTATTGTTGTATCATTAGATTTACATGGAAATTTAACAGATCTTATGGTAAATGAAGCGAATGCATTGATTGGAGTAAAGGAATACCCGCATATTGATTCTTATGAAGCGGGAGCTAAAGCAATGGATGTTGCTGTACGTATTGTAAAAGGAGAAATCAATCCAGTAATGGCAATTGAGCATATTCCATTATTGATGTTTCCCAATACAACCTTTCAATCACCTGCTAAAGATATGAAGGAATTTTGCTTTGCAAAAGAGGAAGAAGAGGGAGTAGTGGATTGTACATTCTTCCACGGATTTGCTCGTGCAGATACAGAAAACACAGGAGCATGTGCTATCGTTATCACGGATGATGATAAAGAAAAAGCAGATAAATTAAGTAAAGAAGTAGCGCGTAAAGTCTGGGAACTTCGAGATGGATTTATTAATAAATATCCTGATCCAGCAGGAGCTATTGAAGAAGCGCTTGCTACAGAAGGAAAGCCGATTGTAATTAATGAAACATCTGATAACCCTGGAAGTGGAGCCCCTGGTGATGGAACCAACTTACTAAAAGCTCTGCTTGAAAAAAATGAAAGTGAGACCGCATTTGGCTTTATTCGTGACCCAGAAGTAGCAGAAATTGCTCATGAAGCAGGAGTAGGAGCAACGATCGAAGTGAAGCTCGGCGGGAAAACAGATGATCGCCATGGTGAGCCTATAGCAGTAACTGCATATGTGAAAAGCATTACAGATGGAAGATTTATTCAGTCCTCACCAATGTCACAGGGGGCACAAATAGATTATGGTAAATCAACACGCCTACAAATTGGCAATGTTGATGTAATTGTCTGCTCTGGAAAATCTCAAACATTAGATAAAGAAGTATTCACATTACATGGAATTAATATTATGGATTATAAGATTGTGGCATTAAAATCATGTCAGCATTTCCGTGCTGGATTTGAGCCATATGCGAAGAAAATTGTTACAGCAGATTCACCAGGAATTAGTACGAGTAATCCAGCTTATTATGATTATAAGCATATACCTCGACCTATTTTTCCAATTGATGAAGATGTAAAGTATTAG
- a CDS encoding CapA family protein codes for MKEQPNIRIALTGDSIIARRISVHNDEPTTALYEKLREADVRFTNLEVLPNDFKGHPAARSDGAHFAAHSYVLDDLKELGFNLLSCANNHCLDYGVDGLLTTIEEIEKRGFSYAGVGKNLTEARMPVYHDVPGGTVAMLSATSTFFIEDQAGEARSEVQGRPGSNPLKFDVEYQVTEEQMKVIKEVDEQLGFGEHRREFIRLGFGAPPADPDIYQFEDSNFRVAGTLAASFRVGDEPKVISRPNEKDLNDIIKWVREAKSRADVVIMSLHAHEQSITREHPAEFIREFAHRIIDEGADVVAMHGPHLIRGMEMYKGKPIFYSLANFIGHNELVYKLPQDSYNRFKVDASMTPSEIFHKRSDGGKKGFPGSALYWQSFMPVCHFKDGKLNEIEILPVGLTRGDTPHHRGRPYLATGEQGREIMKKLDDLSKEFGTDLVIDEDGRAIVKLD; via the coding sequence ATGAAAGAACAGCCAAACATTCGTATTGCATTAACAGGAGATAGTATTATTGCCCGTCGCATATCCGTACATAATGATGAACCAACAACAGCACTTTATGAAAAATTACGTGAAGCAGATGTTCGATTTACTAACTTAGAAGTACTACCAAATGATTTCAAAGGTCATCCTGCCGCAAGAAGTGATGGAGCGCACTTTGCTGCTCATTCTTATGTACTAGATGATTTGAAAGAATTAGGATTTAACTTACTTTCTTGTGCGAACAATCATTGTTTAGACTATGGTGTAGATGGATTATTAACAACAATTGAAGAAATTGAAAAACGTGGTTTCTCTTATGCAGGTGTTGGAAAAAATTTAACTGAAGCAAGAATGCCAGTGTATCATGATGTACCAGGTGGAACTGTAGCAATGCTTTCAGCAACATCTACATTTTTCATCGAGGATCAAGCAGGAGAAGCTCGTTCTGAAGTACAAGGACGTCCTGGCTCAAATCCACTAAAATTTGACGTAGAATATCAAGTAACAGAAGAGCAAATGAAGGTTATTAAAGAAGTAGATGAGCAGCTTGGATTTGGCGAGCATCGTCGTGAGTTTATTCGTTTAGGGTTTGGAGCTCCTCCAGCAGATCCAGATATTTATCAATTTGAAGATTCTAATTTCCGAGTTGCAGGAACATTAGCAGCAAGCTTCCGAGTAGGAGACGAGCCGAAGGTTATTTCTCGTCCAAATGAGAAAGATTTAAATGATATTATTAAATGGGTAAGAGAAGCAAAATCACGTGCAGATGTAGTGATTATGAGTTTACATGCCCATGAACAATCTATTACTCGAGAGCATCCAGCAGAATTTATTCGTGAATTCGCCCATCGTATTATTGACGAGGGAGCCGATGTTGTTGCTATGCACGGACCACATCTTATTCGTGGAATGGAAATGTATAAAGGTAAGCCAATTTTCTATAGTTTAGCTAACTTTATTGGTCATAATGAGCTAGTGTATAAGCTACCTCAAGATTCATATAATCGCTTTAAAGTAGATGCTTCAATGACACCTAGTGAAATTTTCCATAAACGTAGTGATGGAGGGAAGAAAGGATTCCCAGGAAGTGCATTATATTGGCAATCATTTATGCCAGTCTGCCATTTTAAAGATGGAAAATTAAACGAAATTGAAATTTTACCAGTTGGTTTAACTAGAGGGGATACTCCGCATCATCGTGGACGTCCATACTTAGCAACAGGTGAGCAAGGAAGAGAAATTATGAAGAAGTTAGACGACCTTTCCAAAGAATTCGGCACAGATTTAGTCATTGATGAAGATGGTCGTGCAATTGTGAAATTAGATTAA
- a CDS encoding ABC transporter substrate-binding protein, whose product MKQNKKWLMLVMFLVAAVLVLGACSGDKDESENNNDKDNSEENNDTDTEATAGGTLNFAFNAQPPMLDPTGTTATATRDMVRNIYEQLVTFDSEMNVVPMLAESFEVNEEDATVTFELRQGVKFHNGEEMTAEDVVASMERWAAQSAQAISFLSGVTFKADGDYTVIAQLDKIGGIDMFIFADLTQIAAIMPKEVAEAAGDEPLTEYIGTGPYKFEEWKQDQYIKLLKFEDYVASEEPANGLAGKKEAYADEIVFHIVTDASTRVAGLQSGEYHFANFLSPDSVPQLQADDNVVTLPEINSIPGFVFNKKEGIFTDIKMRQAFAAGVNLEEVMHAAYGDAEFYELDPSLMLEGHAWYTDAGSENYDQRDIEKAKQLLDEAGYNGEEVRILTSREYEDYYTFSVVVQEQLKEAGMNIVLDVVDWSTVLEKREDPSAYDIFISGWGVRPTPVQYPFLDSGAEWPGWTDSPEIDALIEDIQATTDENEQKALVEELQTEFWNYLPILKPGNKADVMGHRASIEGFETLLGPVLWNVSINE is encoded by the coding sequence GTGAAACAAAACAAAAAATGGTTAATGCTTGTTATGTTTCTAGTAGCAGCTGTTTTAGTGCTAGGTGCTTGCTCAGGAGATAAAGATGAGAGCGAGAACAATAATGATAAGGATAACTCGGAAGAAAATAATGACACAGATACAGAAGCAACAGCAGGAGGAACACTTAATTTCGCATTTAATGCGCAGCCTCCAATGCTTGATCCAACAGGAACAACAGCAACAGCAACACGTGATATGGTACGTAATATATACGAACAATTAGTAACTTTCGATAGTGAAATGAATGTTGTTCCAATGTTAGCAGAATCATTCGAAGTTAATGAAGAGGATGCAACAGTCACTTTTGAATTAAGACAAGGTGTAAAATTCCATAATGGTGAAGAAATGACAGCAGAAGATGTTGTTGCATCTATGGAAAGATGGGCAGCACAGTCTGCACAAGCTATCTCATTTTTAAGTGGTGTAACTTTTAAAGCGGATGGCGATTACACAGTAATTGCTCAATTGGATAAAATTGGCGGTATTGATATGTTTATTTTCGCTGACTTAACACAAATTGCAGCAATTATGCCAAAAGAAGTTGCGGAAGCGGCAGGGGACGAGCCATTAACTGAATATATTGGTACAGGTCCTTATAAGTTTGAAGAGTGGAAACAAGATCAATATATTAAATTATTGAAATTTGAAGACTATGTAGCATCGGAAGAACCAGCAAATGGTTTGGCTGGTAAAAAAGAAGCATATGCAGATGAGATTGTATTCCATATTGTAACAGATGCATCTACTCGTGTCGCTGGTTTACAATCTGGAGAATATCATTTTGCGAACTTCCTATCACCAGATAGTGTGCCGCAATTACAAGCAGATGATAATGTTGTAACTTTACCAGAGATCAACTCTATTCCTGGTTTCGTATTTAACAAAAAAGAAGGTATTTTTACTGATATCAAAATGCGTCAAGCATTTGCAGCAGGTGTTAATTTAGAAGAAGTAATGCATGCGGCATATGGAGATGCTGAATTTTATGAGCTAGATCCATCTTTAATGTTAGAAGGTCATGCATGGTATACAGATGCAGGTAGTGAGAATTACGATCAGCGTGATATTGAGAAGGCGAAACAATTACTTGATGAAGCAGGATATAACGGTGAAGAAGTTCGTATTCTAACTTCACGTGAATATGAAGATTATTATACATTCTCTGTAGTAGTACAAGAACAATTAAAAGAAGCTGGAATGAATATCGTTCTTGATGTAGTTGACTGGTCAACTGTATTAGAAAAACGTGAAGATCCTTCAGCTTATGATATTTTCATCAGTGGTTGGGGAGTACGTCCGACACCAGTTCAATATCCATTCTTAGATTCTGGTGCAGAATGGCCTGGCTGGACAGATAGCCCAGAAATTGATGCTTTAATTGAAGACATCCAAGCAACTACAGACGAAAATGAGCAGAAAGCTTTAGTAGAAGAACTACAAACAGAATTCTGGAACTATCTACCAATCTTAAAACCTGGTAATAAAGCAGATGTAATGGGACATCGTGCTTCTATAGAAGGATTTGAAACTTTATTAGGACCAGTACTTTGGAATGTAAGCATTAACGAATAA
- a CDS encoding serine hydrolase has product MIFYELKQSIEQLARIHKEKVAICIQTEEGTISINADMKMRSASIIKVPLALACLYQAEQKKLVLNQPIQVENKVAGSGVLNYLSGNPSLTLINYIELAMIVSDNTASNILIDAAGIEQVNLFMDSIGMKNTVLKRYFMDFEALKDGLENMTTAQDMMTCLAILTEENSWLSAQSRHQLQQILSHQQFQHKLARYASTAGADIFIAHKTGELDGIEHDIGVMQKEEVQVKVVVLTTGWEHATEAQRFIGEVGKEVMKYMQK; this is encoded by the coding sequence ATGATTTTCTATGAATTAAAACAATCGATAGAACAATTAGCTCGTATACACAAGGAAAAGGTAGCTATATGTATTCAAACAGAAGAGGGGACAATCTCTATTAATGCGGATATGAAAATGCGCTCTGCTAGCATTATTAAAGTACCTTTAGCACTTGCATGTCTATATCAAGCAGAACAGAAAAAACTTGTATTAAATCAGCCTATCCAAGTAGAGAATAAAGTAGCAGGTTCTGGAGTGTTGAATTATTTATCAGGGAATCCAAGTTTAACCTTAATAAATTATATTGAACTTGCGATGATTGTTTCGGATAATACTGCTTCTAATATTCTTATTGATGCAGCAGGGATAGAACAAGTCAATTTGTTTATGGATAGTATTGGTATGAAGAATACAGTGCTTAAGCGTTATTTCATGGATTTCGAAGCATTAAAGGACGGTTTAGAAAATATGACAACAGCCCAAGATATGATGACTTGTCTAGCTATACTTACAGAAGAGAATAGTTGGTTATCTGCACAAAGTCGTCATCAACTACAGCAGATTCTAAGCCATCAACAATTTCAACATAAGCTAGCACGTTATGCATCTACTGCAGGTGCAGATATTTTTATAGCACATAAAACTGGAGAACTCGATGGCATTGAACATGATATAGGAGTGATGCAAAAGGAAGAAGTACAAGTGAAAGTTGTGGTACTAACAACAGGCTGGGAGCATGCGACTGAAGCGCAACGGTTTATTGGTGAGGTTGGTAAAGAGGTTATGAAATATATGCAAAAATAG
- a CDS encoding ABC transporter substrate-binding protein — MKKKLLFLLLIFASALLVLAACSEDKKEEPKEKQEVEKDNEKEEKTEEAEQEPQTGGTLNFAFNAQPPGLDPVVTTATATRDIARNIYEQLVTFDSEFQVQPMLAESFEANQEEKTVTFKLRQGVKFHNGDEMKAEDVVASMEKWANESAQAKSFLSGVTFQAEDDYTVVAHLDKTGLIDMFVFADLTQIAAIMPKEIVEAAEEGGVTEYIGTGPYKLEEWKQDQYIHLTKFADYQAVDKPADGLSGKKEAYVDDIYFHIVTDASTRVAGVQSGEYHMANFIPQDSAAQLDADPNVENKADINSIPGIIFNKKVGVFQDQKMRQAIAAALDLEEIMLAAYGSEEFFTMNHELMLEEQTAWYTDAGKDQYNQKDLEKAKKLLEEAGYNGETIRLMTSREYEDYYMFAIVMQEQLKQIGVNLELEVYEWATVIDKQSDPSAYDMTITGWGIRPTPIQYPFLDSRAEWAGWSNSAEIDGYIDAIQASENQEEAKAIMIDLQEEFWNYLPIIKVGNKMDIAAVRTEVSGYDTTVGPILWNISISE, encoded by the coding sequence GTGAAGAAAAAATTATTATTTCTTTTGCTCATTTTTGCAAGCGCTTTACTAGTACTTGCAGCGTGTTCAGAAGACAAAAAAGAAGAGCCAAAAGAAAAGCAAGAAGTTGAAAAAGATAATGAAAAGGAAGAGAAAACAGAAGAAGCAGAACAAGAACCGCAAACAGGTGGAACTTTAAATTTTGCATTCAATGCACAACCACCAGGACTTGATCCAGTTGTAACAACGGCGACGGCGACGCGTGATATAGCGCGAAATATATATGAACAGCTTGTTACATTTGATAGTGAATTTCAAGTACAACCAATGCTAGCGGAGTCTTTTGAAGCAAACCAAGAGGAAAAAACAGTTACTTTTAAATTAAGACAAGGTGTAAAATTCCATAATGGAGATGAAATGAAGGCAGAAGATGTTGTTGCTTCTATGGAAAAATGGGCGAATGAATCTGCACAAGCAAAATCTTTCTTAAGTGGTGTTACTTTTCAAGCGGAGGATGATTACACAGTTGTTGCTCACTTAGATAAAACAGGTTTAATTGATATGTTTGTATTTGCAGACTTAACACAAATTGCAGCAATTATGCCTAAGGAAATTGTCGAAGCGGCTGAAGAAGGCGGAGTAACAGAATATATTGGAACAGGACCATATAAGCTAGAGGAATGGAAGCAAGATCAGTATATTCATTTAACAAAATTTGCTGACTACCAAGCAGTAGATAAGCCGGCAGATGGTCTATCAGGTAAAAAAGAAGCATATGTAGACGATATTTACTTCCATATTGTGACAGATGCATCCACACGTGTTGCAGGAGTACAGTCTGGAGAATATCATATGGCTAATTTTATTCCACAAGATAGTGCAGCCCAATTAGATGCTGATCCGAACGTGGAGAATAAAGCAGATATTAACTCCATTCCAGGAATTATTTTTAATAAGAAAGTTGGAGTATTTCAAGATCAAAAGATGCGCCAAGCGATTGCAGCAGCTTTAGACTTGGAAGAAATAATGTTAGCCGCTTATGGGAGTGAAGAGTTTTTCACGATGAATCATGAATTAATGCTAGAAGAACAAACAGCATGGTATACAGATGCGGGGAAAGATCAATATAATCAAAAGGATTTAGAAAAAGCAAAAAAACTACTAGAAGAAGCGGGGTATAATGGGGAAACGATTCGCTTGATGACTTCCCGTGAATATGAAGACTATTATATGTTTGCAATAGTTATGCAAGAACAGCTTAAACAAATTGGAGTAAACTTAGAATTAGAAGTTTACGAATGGGCTACAGTTATTGATAAACAAAGTGACCCATCAGCATACGATATGACAATTACTGGTTGGGGAATTCGTCCAACTCCAATTCAGTATCCATTCTTAGATTCACGTGCAGAGTGGGCAGGTTGGTCAAATAGTGCGGAAATCGATGGCTATATTGATGCAATTCAAGCAAGCGAGAATCAAGAAGAAGCGAAAGCAATTATGATTGATCTACAAGAAGAATTTTGGAACTATTTACCAATAATCAAAGTTGGTAATAAAATGGACATTGCAGCTGTACGTACAGAAGTATCTGGATACGATACAACTGTAGGACCAATTTTGTGGAACATTAGCATAAGTGAATAA
- a CDS encoding mandelate racemase/muconate lactonizing enzyme family protein, which yields MKITEIEVFAIRLPLIDPFIISYGSYDDMPSVIVKITTDNGYVGYGEGVADEHVTAESWESVFQVIKNTLAPKLIGENPMNMERIHDVMNKQIFMAPTAKAAIDIACFDVVGKALGVPAYVLLGGRYHEKFPITHVLSIGDPEKMANEAEERVKQGYKSFKMKVGTNVFEDVARIKAVKERVGEDIAIRIDVNQGWQNSANTLLALEQLSGLAIDWLEQPVVATDIDAMVEIKSKSSIPVMIDEGLRGFPEMREIIAKHAAHKVNIKLMKCGGMYPAAKLANMAEMAGIDCQVGSMVESSVGSAAGFHVAFSKKFITSVELTGPLKFSKDIGDLKYEIPFIKLNEKPGLGVDVDEDVLQELTVYSEVVK from the coding sequence ATGAAAATTACTGAGATTGAAGTTTTTGCCATTCGCTTACCACTAATCGATCCATTTATCATTAGTTATGGCTCCTATGACGATATGCCATCCGTCATTGTAAAGATCACTACAGACAATGGATATGTCGGCTATGGAGAAGGTGTTGCTGATGAACATGTAACTGCCGAGAGCTGGGAAAGTGTATTTCAAGTAATCAAAAACACACTTGCTCCAAAACTAATCGGAGAAAATCCAATGAATATGGAGCGTATTCATGATGTAATGAACAAGCAGATTTTCATGGCACCGACAGCGAAAGCAGCAATTGATATTGCATGCTTTGATGTTGTTGGAAAAGCATTAGGAGTTCCAGCTTATGTCTTATTAGGTGGTCGTTATCATGAGAAATTTCCAATTACACATGTGCTAAGCATTGGGGATCCTGAGAAAATGGCTAACGAAGCAGAAGAACGTGTCAAACAAGGCTATAAATCTTTTAAAATGAAGGTTGGTACAAACGTATTTGAAGATGTAGCAAGAATTAAAGCAGTTAAAGAACGTGTTGGTGAAGATATCGCTATTCGTATTGATGTTAACCAGGGCTGGCAAAATAGCGCAAATACTCTACTAGCGCTCGAGCAATTATCTGGTCTCGCAATTGATTGGTTAGAACAGCCTGTTGTAGCAACAGATATTGATGCAATGGTAGAAATTAAATCAAAATCATCCATCCCTGTAATGATTGACGAAGGATTACGTGGATTCCCAGAAATGCGTGAAATTATTGCAAAACATGCTGCTCATAAAGTAAATATTAAATTAATGAAATGTGGCGGTATGTATCCAGCAGCAAAACTAGCTAATATGGCAGAAATGGCTGGCATCGACTGTCAGGTTGGTTCCATGGTTGAATCCTCTGTCGGTTCCGCAGCAGGCTTCCATGTCGCATTCTCGAAAAAATTTATTACTAGCGTAGAGCTAACAGGACCACTAAAATTCTCGAAGGATATTGGTGATCTAAAATACGAAATTCCATTTATCAAATTAAATGAAAAACCAGGCCTTGGGGTAGACGTTGATGAAGATGTTTTACAAGAACTAACCGTATACTCTGAAGTAGTTAAATAA
- a CDS encoding Rpn family recombination-promoting nuclease/putative transposase has translation MQIHNPHDKFFKATFSNVEVVKDFITHFLPSSIRNLIDLNYLQPQKDSFIRPDLQEYFSDFLYQTQVQNKPIYIYLLFEHKSYADHHISLQLLQYMLEIWRSKWKKDRLLPFIMPIVLYHGSNPWTTTSFIDLLDGYKDFPSEMHKYIPDYEYFLYDVTYFQDEEVQLNVFLRIMLLMFRDIRKKDIQIVLETIYKSLDYLQQLNDQQTATQYLEILFRYIFHANQDLTKENYYDIIEHVSSTYQEGGDRAMSLAEIFRNEGKLEGRLEGIAEGETKALANTAIRLITKFVAPLSEEMKHKMHQQEISTLEEIIDHIDEFQSIEEVKQHLK, from the coding sequence TTGCAAATACACAATCCACATGATAAATTCTTCAAAGCTACCTTTTCTAACGTAGAAGTAGTCAAAGATTTTATTACACACTTCCTTCCCTCTTCTATTCGCAATCTCATTGATTTGAACTACCTTCAGCCTCAAAAAGACAGCTTTATTCGCCCTGACCTCCAAGAATATTTTTCCGACTTCTTATATCAAACCCAAGTCCAGAATAAACCCATCTATATTTATCTTCTCTTTGAGCATAAAAGCTATGCGGATCATCATATTTCACTCCAATTATTACAATATATGTTAGAAATTTGGAGAAGCAAATGGAAAAAAGACCGTCTGTTACCATTTATTATGCCAATTGTCCTCTACCATGGCTCCAATCCATGGACAACTACCTCTTTCATCGATTTACTAGACGGATATAAAGATTTCCCATCAGAAATGCATAAATATATTCCTGATTATGAATACTTTCTATATGATGTTACCTACTTTCAAGATGAAGAAGTACAACTTAATGTATTCTTGCGGATTATGTTATTAATGTTTCGAGATATTCGTAAAAAAGATATACAAATTGTTTTAGAGACTATTTATAAATCTTTAGATTATCTACAACAATTAAACGATCAGCAAACAGCTACGCAATATTTAGAAATCTTGTTTCGCTATATCTTTCACGCCAATCAGGATCTAACGAAAGAGAATTATTATGATATAATTGAACATGTAAGTAGTACTTATCAAGAAGGAGGCGATCGAGCGATGAGTTTAGCAGAAATTTTTCGTAATGAAGGGAAACTCGAAGGTAGATTGGAAGGAATTGCTGAAGGGGAAACAAAGGCATTAGCTAACACAGCCATTCGATTAATTACCAAATTCGTAGCTCCACTTTCTGAAGAAATGAAACATAAGATGCATCAACAGGAAATTAGCACTTTAGAAGAAATTATTGATCATATAGATGAATTTCAATCCATTGAGGAAGTAAAACAACATTTAAAGTAG
- a CDS encoding ABC transporter substrate-binding protein → MRDKTKALLLSLFIMITITLIGCSNEAGGTENDSTQGQEWGEVLNISVGQQPGILDPALTTATATHDVARAMYETLVTLDDNYEVIPMLAESFEMSEDGKTITFPLRKAIKFHNGEEMTADDVIASMERWMSISAQAQSDIPGAEWEKVDEDTVAVHLQAPSAISLYTIAEQNQLPIIVPKEIAEEAGAGAIEDYIGTGPLKLDEWRTDQYIKFVKFKDYQPRSEEPTGLGGRKEALADEIYWHFVPDESTRVSGLISGEYDIILGLPYDNVGQIQDTDGLKTEIWPYGMEMLVFNKQEGTFADQKMRQAINAALDVESILYASFGDEQFFELEHGVFTPEIKAWYTDAAKDKYNMQNEDLAQQLIEESGYDGEEIVILATREYPHFYSAAVATLEQLENLGLNVSLELYDLATMLDRRDDPELWDIFFTGWNTQFIPQGYSFLDSKAGWAGWTNSEKIDQYLDDISKAPTMEEASALASDLQEEFWDYLPIINVGLFHNVAGMKENVTGFRNFIGPLLWNVGIEE, encoded by the coding sequence GTGAGAGATAAAACAAAAGCTTTATTACTATCATTATTTATAATGATAACGATTACATTAATCGGTTGTAGTAATGAAGCTGGTGGTACAGAAAATGATAGTACACAGGGACAAGAATGGGGAGAAGTTTTAAATATTTCAGTTGGTCAGCAGCCTGGTATACTTGATCCGGCGCTTACAACAGCAACAGCAACACATGATGTAGCGCGAGCGATGTATGAAACATTGGTTACTTTGGATGATAATTATGAAGTGATTCCAATGCTGGCAGAGTCATTTGAAATGAGTGAAGATGGAAAGACGATTACCTTTCCGCTTCGTAAAGCAATTAAATTCCATAATGGAGAAGAGATGACAGCAGATGATGTTATCGCTTCAATGGAAAGATGGATGAGTATTTCAGCACAAGCACAATCCGATATTCCTGGAGCAGAGTGGGAAAAGGTTGATGAAGATACAGTAGCAGTACATTTACAGGCACCATCAGCTATTTCCTTATATACAATAGCTGAGCAAAATCAATTGCCTATTATTGTTCCGAAAGAAATTGCAGAAGAAGCTGGAGCAGGAGCAATAGAAGATTACATAGGGACAGGGCCTCTTAAATTAGATGAATGGAGAACGGATCAATATATTAAATTTGTGAAGTTCAAAGACTATCAACCAAGATCAGAAGAACCAACAGGTTTAGGTGGTAGAAAAGAAGCGTTAGCTGATGAAATATACTGGCATTTCGTCCCAGATGAATCAACTCGAGTAAGTGGTTTGATCAGTGGAGAATATGATATTATTCTTGGATTACCTTATGATAATGTAGGGCAAATTCAAGATACAGACGGGTTAAAAACAGAAATATGGCCATATGGAATGGAAATGCTTGTATTTAATAAACAAGAAGGAACTTTTGCAGATCAAAAGATGCGCCAAGCAATAAATGCAGCGCTTGATGTAGAATCAATACTTTATGCGTCTTTTGGAGATGAGCAATTTTTTGAATTAGAGCATGGGGTATTTACGCCAGAAATTAAGGCATGGTATACAGATGCAGCTAAAGATAAATATAATATGCAAAATGAAGATTTAGCACAACAATTAATAGAAGAGTCAGGCTATGATGGAGAAGAAATTGTGATTTTAGCAACTCGTGAGTACCCACACTTTTACAGTGCAGCTGTTGCAACCCTTGAACAGTTGGAAAATCTCGGTTTGAATGTATCATTAGAACTTTACGATTTAGCAACAATGTTAGATCGTCGTGATGATCCAGAATTATGGGATATTTTCTTTACGGGTTGGAATACACAGTTTATTCCCCAAGGATATAGCTTCCTAGATTCGAAAGCAGGATGGGCTGGTTGGACAAATAGTGAGAAAATCGATCAGTACCTAGATGATATTAGCAAGGCTCCTACAATGGAAGAAGCAAGCGCGCTTGCTTCAGACCTACAAGAGGAGTTTTGGGATTACCTGCCAATTATTAACGTAGGATTATTCCACAATGTAGCAGGAATGAAAGAAAACGTGACAGGCTTTCGTAATTTTATAGGGCCACTGCTTTGGAATGTTGGAATTGAAGAATAA